Genomic DNA from Nitrososphaerota archaeon:
TTTCCATCGCCCTCTGAACGCTGTTCGCGAACGCCTTCTCCGGCTTTATGCGCTGGGCCCTGACCTTCAGGACCAGTTTCTTGATCAGCGGATGAGGGGGGATGACGCCTGCGAATGTGACGCTCTTCTCCTCAAGGAGCTCGTGGTGGACTATTTCGGCCAGCGAGTAGTCCTCCCCCGTAATCTCGACAGTGAGGCCCTTCTCATCTTCAGACGTAGTCTGGACCTGCATTTGCTTGGGTTGCCCTCGATTTCTCGTTAATAAGCTCACGGTCGAATTGGGGTCTGTCCGAAGTCCGCGGCCAGCTTCCTCTCTTCCACATTGCCGCACTCGTCGCACTTGGGTCTGTTGGGCCCTCCATGGAGGAGAGGCCTCCCACAATTGCCGCAGAGAGCGTGGACCACTCCCATGTCCGGCTCGTCCACCGAGAGGTGGATGATGCCGTTGACCAGGCTGAAGACCCTGCACCTGACGATATCCCCCAGCTTCACAGGGGTCATCCTCCGGGCGCCTCGTCCTCCTCCCATCCCTCTGTGTGAGATGCTGCCTGAGAAGTCCTTGTCCATCCGCTCGCCGTTCACGTAGTAGATCTTGACCCCGGCCGCGGCCCCCGAGACGACCTCCACCTGCCCAGTCACCCAGTCATCCATCCTGATCGTCCGGGCCTCCATCGACGGTCTGACCGAAATCTCCATGTTGACCGAGTCCCTGCTCACGGCTCCTGCCACCAGGGACCTGATCAGCCCTGAATCATCGTAGGTGTGCTTGCCCGGGAGGAACTCCTCCGATATGGCGAGCTTGTCTCCAGGCAGGACCGTCTGTGCCTTCTTCTTGGTCTGGCTCATTTCTTCTTCACCTGTCCGACTGTCAGTTCTATCCATTTCGGCCTCTCGAGGAACTCACCCATATCTCTTCCCTCCATCAATGCAACCAGGGCGTCAGCCTGAGGGATGGAAAGTACTGGCCTGTCGAATGTGAACCCGTCCACGGAGATTCTCGGACATGCAGTCTGTATGAACGCATCTATCTCCCTGTGGGGCGCGAGCCGCTCCGGGGTGATGTCCCTGAGTGCTATCCTGACCACCTTCCTTCCGTTCATCTCGAGGCGCTTGGAGATCCACTTGCTCCTGCCCAGCATCTTCTGACCCTCCTTCAGCCCAGTGATCACCCCGAAGACCCGGGCGTCGAGAGCCTTGTAGACCGCCAGGACGGCCCTCTTCCTCCTCTCCTCGGCCGCCGTCTGCATATCCGTCACTTCGTTCATGTACGGGTCAAGCATGAAGGTCGGTTTCCCCATGGCCAGGGCCAGGCCAACCGCGTGGAACTCGCTTTCTCCCAGGAAGACGAACGCGTCGACCCTGTCGCGGAGCGGGTAGGATGTCGAGAAGTCGCAGCCGAAGATCTGTCCCTGCATCATCAGGTTATTCTGTCTGCCAATGTGAACCTCGAACCCCTTCGACTCCAGCCTCGCCTTCACCGGCCCAAGCTGGTGCAGGTGCTGGCTGAAGGTGACCAGGCCCAGCCTCTTGTACGGGGAGAGCGTCTTGGTCGCGGACTCGACAACTTCATCGAATCCGACGTCGTCCACGGCGTCGATCAGGTAGGTGTAGTCCCCGACTTCCTTCACGGTCGCGTTGTGGCCGATGTGCAGGGCCAGGTCTGCCTGAAGGGTCTCGACGTCGTCATCAACAGTGTCGCAGATTCCGAAGCAGCTGTCTCCCGCAAGGATGCAGGTGACGCCGTACTTCTCCTTCACCCGCTCCATCAGGCCCTTGGTCTGCCTGAGGAGGCCTCCTGGGGCGTTCACGAGAACCACTGAAGGCCGCTTGGCTTCGATTATCTCGAAGACCTTGGCCTCGTCTATCCTCACCGTCAACTTTCCATCTTCTTTTCTAGCTGGACTATCTCTGCGTGCGTCTTCATCGGCAGCTTGGTGGTCGCCGCCTTCATCGCCTCCTTCCCCTTCTGCAGGTTCTCTGCCTTAATGCTCAGCTCCAGTATCACCGCTCCGATGCCGACCCTGGCCGCGACCCCTATGGGCTTGCCGAAGGCCTTCCGCATCCCTTCCTGGAGCCTGTCTGCCCCCGCAGTCGCGATCATCTTGTTCTCCCGAAGTACGAGATGTGGATACGTGACCACCTTCAGGTAGTAGTTGTCCTCGCCCACGAGGGCAAGCTTCTTGTTTGCGGCCACCCTCGCTGATTCCAAGGCGTTCGATCTAATTTGGACCGTCCCCTCTGAGACGAGGTTGAGTTTCAGGTCGTAGTCAGATCTAAACTTCCCGGTGGTGAAGCGCGCGACCTTCGGATTTGGCGTTCCAGGCGCGTACCGCTTGTTGTAGAACTGACCTTTCCACTGTCGATAATTCTTGCCGTGGATGTCAAGTCACCTGAATAGAACGCGCCGACTTCGACCCCTAATTAACGTTCACGCTTAATATCGCGAAATCGGGGCGTGAAAGAGATGCCCTACACCCTCCCGAGGAAGGTGGCCGACTCCGACCAGCTTGTCCTCGTCCTGGTCTTCGGCAAGCTCTCCGTCCTGGAGGCCTGCACAGTGCTCTCCGGGCACGTCGACAGGGCCGAGTCCCCGACCGAACGAGTTTCCGTCCTTACCCTAAAGCAACGAGTCCCCGACCTGATCACAGACCTCGCGGGGGTCCACAAGTGCGCTCCCCTGGTCGAGGTCATCGGCGACAGCTCGGAAAGCCCGGCCAAGCTTGTCCAGAGCATCGCCGGCCACCTCGAGGAGAAATCCAACATCTCCATCAGCGGCTACGACATCTCGGAGGACGACTACGAGCAGATCGCCAGGTCGGTGCTTGACGGGGTCAGGGAGGAAGGGTTCAGGAAGGTCAGGCTCCTGAGGCCCAGGGGGAACGAACTGCTCGCCGAGCAGGTCCTCTCCAGGTCGGCTTTCGACATCGTGGCCTTTCCATATCACGGGGGTTTCGGTCTCGGGCCCACCGCCTGGGTCCCCGATTCCACTTCGATGCGCCAGCGCGGGACGCAGAAGCCGACCCCCCACTCCGACATCTCCATGTCCCCGAGGCTGGCTCGGGTGCTGCTCAACCTCGCAGGCCTCAGCGAAGGGCAGAGCGTGCTCGACCCTTTCTGCGGGTCGGGGACCATACTCGCTGAGGCCCTGATTCGCAACTACCGCTGCCTCGGCCTCGACTCGAAGGCCAGCAGGGTGCAGGACGCCAGAGAGAACCTCGGATGGCTCCTGGGAAGTCCGAAGAACGCAGGCTACGACATCAGGCTCGGGGACTCCAGGGAGCTGCCCAAGATGCTCCGGAGGTCCAAGGTCGACGCCATCGTCACTGAGCCGCTGCTCCTCCCGCGGATCGAGGCCAGACCGAAGACCAGCACCGCCAGCGCTCTGATCGACGGGGCGGGGGAGGTCTACGGCGCGGCCCTCGCTTCCATGGCAGAGGTGCTCCAGCCCGGGGGGAGGATCGTGATTGTCGCGCCTGTCATAGAGACCATGGACGGGGAGGAGGTGTCGCTGGAGCTGGACGGAAGGGAGCTGGGGCTCAGGCCGCACCAACCCGGACCCGTCGGGTTCCAGTACCCTGTCCGGCTCTCCTTCGAGAGCACACGCTGGGTGAAGAGGGCGGTCTACGTCTTCGAATCGAGGTCCTGAAGCGAATCGAGCGTCAGGAGCGCCTTCCTGAAGACTCCTGACATCAGGTTGAGGTCTCTGTCGCTGAGGCGCGAGACCGTCGCGATCTTCCTCCCCGACTGGAAGAGGCTCTTCATCTTGTGGGGTGGGACTCGCGAGGCTGCGGCAAGCCCGTAGAAGCTCTTCGCGAAGACTTCCCTCGCTTCCCTGGTCTGCATCCCGCCCTTCCCTCTCGCTCCCCTGGAAGCCATGTAGAGCAGTATCGCCACGGCGTGGCCGAGGTTCAGCGCCCGATAGGAGGACCCCGTGACTATGGTCGTAGTCACGTCGCACTTCCTGATCTCCTCGTTGGTCA
This window encodes:
- a CDS encoding exosome complex RNA-binding protein Csl4 codes for the protein MSQTKKKAQTVLPGDKLAISEEFLPGKHTYDDSGLIRSLVAGAVSRDSVNMEISVRPSMEARTIRMDDWVTGQVEVVSGAAAGVKIYYVNGERMDKDFSGSISHRGMGGGRGARRMTPVKLGDIVRCRVFSLVNGIIHLSVDEPDMGVVHALCGNCGRPLLHGGPNRPKCDECGNVEERKLAADFGQTPIRP
- the dph2 gene encoding diphthamide biosynthesis enzyme Dph2, producing MRIDEAKVFEIIEAKRPSVVLVNAPGGLLRQTKGLMERVKEKYGVTCILAGDSCFGICDTVDDDVETLQADLALHIGHNATVKEVGDYTYLIDAVDDVGFDEVVESATKTLSPYKRLGLVTFSQHLHQLGPVKARLESKGFEVHIGRQNNLMMQGQIFGCDFSTSYPLRDRVDAFVFLGESEFHAVGLALAMGKPTFMLDPYMNEVTDMQTAAEERRKRAVLAVYKALDARVFGVITGLKEGQKMLGRSKWISKRLEMNGRKVVRIALRDITPERLAPHREIDAFIQTACPRISVDGFTFDRPVLSIPQADALVALMEGRDMGEFLERPKWIELTVGQVKKK
- a CDS encoding 50S ribosomal protein L16, coding for MHGKNYRQWKGQFYNKRYAPGTPNPKVARFTTGKFRSDYDLKLNLVSEGTVQIRSNALESARVAANKKLALVGEDNYYLKVVTYPHLVLRENKMIATAGADRLQEGMRKAFGKPIGVAARVGIGAVILELSIKAENLQKGKEAMKAATTKLPMKTHAEIVQLEKKMES
- a CDS encoding DNA methyltransferase, whose amino-acid sequence is MPYTLPRKVADSDQLVLVLVFGKLSVLEACTVLSGHVDRAESPTERVSVLTLKQRVPDLITDLAGVHKCAPLVEVIGDSSESPAKLVQSIAGHLEEKSNISISGYDISEDDYEQIARSVLDGVREEGFRKVRLLRPRGNELLAEQVLSRSAFDIVAFPYHGGFGLGPTAWVPDSTSMRQRGTQKPTPHSDISMSPRLARVLLNLAGLSEGQSVLDPFCGSGTILAEALIRNYRCLGLDSKASRVQDARENLGWLLGSPKNAGYDIRLGDSRELPKMLRRSKVDAIVTEPLLLPRIEARPKTSTASALIDGAGEVYGAALASMAEVLQPGGRIVIVAPVIETMDGEEVSLELDGRELGLRPHQPGPVGFQYPVRLSFESTRWVKRAVYVFESRS